A region of the Denticeps clupeoides chromosome 12, fDenClu1.1, whole genome shotgun sequence genome:
AATTAGGAATCAATGCAACATGGAATCCTAATAACCAGAGCTTCAGCCTGAACATCAGCAACATGACTCCTTCTACAGAAGGCTTCTACTACTGCACCGCGGGAGAGGGACCTTCTACTGTTGCTGGAACTGTTCACTCGCTTCTTATTAAAAGTGAGTACAAATATTAATATACAGTTACTGAAAAGTGAATATTTTATGGCCATGTTTCATGTGtatagaaaatgttttattaataataaaatgcatatgTCTACATGTAGGTTTAGTGACAGGTTTGTGATTTACTAATTCTTTCTTTTTAGAAGAGAAGAATAACTTTACATCAACAGTGTCACCTTCTACAACCAATGGCTCTAAAATGCCAGACGTGTTGAGTTCAAGATGTTGGGTATTTACAGCTGGTTTGTGTTTAGCTTCTACTGCTGTGACGGCTTTGGGATGTTGGCTCTGCATCAAAAGTAAGTTATTATGGTGCATTTCTTTATATTTCTGAAAGAATTCATATTTCAGTGGGATCAGCCATAATTACTTAATGACTTAAACTACCACCTtactgtcacgtccgcgagctgactgcgggacatactgggaaggggacagtattaataataacacaaacaaaGGAAATTGTCgtgagggccaaaaacagtggaaacaaaagggcagaacagaaacaaacccgcaggcgtgtggcgattgccagaactgaaaacaactgaaCTCCTAcattgcacggtccacataaaaatattGCACCTCcgatgggctgctcaacagCACCTTATAACCAccctgcagattggtgccagatGAGTCTCATGCCAGATGAGATGGTGGACGGCAGCAACTtggggctcctgccctgctcctcccgcttccttaagcactaggccaccactgccccaaacattacatgttttatgtatttatgtatctTTATCGATAGTaagacttttacatttatttacatttaacatttagtCCATCTTgtgtaaaatgctgaaaatattacagtatataatattaatttgcATGTGTTCCCTGCATTGATgtatcatttttattctgtaagAAAAATATAGTTATGGGCCGGAGAATTCACAACACAATGTCCAAGGAGATGAAAATCAGGTAATTCAGACAAATTTTTGGCTTTATGTGCTATTAGATAATCTGTAAATATGTCCACAATAATTCtcagtttaacatttttatcagaTGTAAGATCCTCATTTATGTAAGTATCTGAATGATTGGTTTCAGTTGCAGGATGAAGACGGaacattacagtacagtactttACACTTTTCCAAGCAacagaaatgtcacaaaaacaaGAATACCAATCAAGTGGATGATGGATGCGTACAGTACAGTACGTTACCTTTTCGTGCAACtaatgcatattaaaataaatccttATGTTTAAATCTAACAACTTTCCATCGCTCTGAAAATAAAGCATAATATATACCTCATGatagtttttaattttatattataaatatttctcTGGTGTGATGTGGACTTGGCCATGACAGACAAATTGactgttatttaatttaacataatttatttattttatctgtcatttatttattgttatttattttatttgttaataatgtGGTACTCAAACATAATGGcaacattctttttttcagtcatgGTCATTGTATGGAATATATCAGCACTTGTCAAATCTATATGGAATCCCATGTACATTACAATTTGGTacagtgggtaagacactcccTCCTGAACCAGACCACAatgtcaaaccccactttctaccattgtgtccccaagcaagacacttgtctccagggggatggtccctgtaactattgattgtaagtcactctgcataagggcgtctgctaaatgtcggaaatgtaaatgtaaacaataagTAGGCAAATAATCTCAGGAACCTTtatgaacattatttttaataaatctgacTCAAATGTTATCTAATAACCACAAATTTTAACTGTGGCACACTCTGACACCCTGCACCTCCCCTGCTGCTACAcgctcatcacacacacacacacacacacacacacacacacacacacacacactcatccaatCATTGTCACCCGGATACTAATCATCAGACATCCATTTCACACAACACACCTTTACACAACCAAATCCCCTCCCTATAAAGTCCTGGTGCACTTGCTAGTGGGTGCTAGTGGGTGAAAGACTTCCTTTGCATGTTTTAATGTGGCCTTTAATAGAGACATCGGTAGAACCTTTACAAGCCtcatcacgtttttttttttttttttttggtgaccgtGTTGCTGCACTTGGGTTACTTGCCTTTGTTCATTCCCCATGGCATCACAAACTGAACAAAACTCACTGAAGGTGTCTACCTTAACATTCTGCAATAAAAACTACCAAGTCAATGGGTCATCCAATCTCAAGGGTCTTAAAATGGGACTGGAGGACCCCCTGCAATAAGTATAAATGTTTTCAGACATAGATGTTTCCTCTGTATTCCTCACTGTATTTAGAAAAGGACCAGATAAGCTTTTGTCTTAAACTCCAGTGACACCCCTGTCTGAACAAACTGAAACCACCAGTGGCCATTGTCATGATTGGGTTTACTAGGCTTCCGTAGTCACATGTTAAGATGTTCTAGGTACACATGCATTGCAATAAAGACGGCTGGTACATGTTCGTACTCGTGTCCCATCTGCTGATTATATCCATGCATGACATGGTGTCAGAAGTGGTCGTTGACTTCACTCGTCCGACTGAGTGGCCGTTGTGGTGCCGCTGTTTCGATCGCTACCGCGCGGCAACGAAGCTGGGCTGGGATGGCGGTGAAGTGCAGGTTAACACACTCCTTTACGCCATGGGGCGAGATGCAAAGGCAAGAAAGAGATGAAGCTAGCGCGGAAGGAAGAGGACAACCGGAGTTGGACTACGACATGGTGATTGCTAAATTCAGCTTATCGGGTGAGTCTGACGAAGCTTTTGTCCGAAGCCTGTATGAGCTGCAACGAGCGGCATCTTCCAAAATATGGAGAACCAAGCATACCAGGAGTCTGTTCCAGATGAATGTCCAGCCAAAAATAAGAGGTGCAGAAAATGCAGGAAATTATGACATTTCGAAGCAGGGTGTCAAACGAAAATGCTGAAGGAAGTGTCTGTTACATCAAGCAACATGGCTGATGGTGAGGACCTGTTCTTCCTGGGAtcagtgaataaaaacacaccaaatCTGATAATACAGCCTGACCTTGAAAATGAGTGGATTGTGGAGGTACCTGTAAACAGCAGTACAGTAGTATTCAAAATAGACAGGAGCAGATGTCGCAGTTATGTCACAAGCTATATTTCTAAAATTCACACAATGCCCATGTTTGCTTAAGGTTCAGGCCTGAGTCGGGCCTCACCAGTCCGGGAGGTCAAGTGCACTCTCTGGGCAAATTCAAGCCATAAAGGACAGTATAAAGGACAGCAGTACAAGTACTGGGACACGGTCATAAAAGGAACTTACGCCCACAGCTTACTTGGAAGAAGCGTGGGCCCCATTAAAAGAGTTAACGCTGTCGATGCTAATATGCTCCACGAAGTGTTTGGTGACATCCAGTAAAAAATCAAGCTAAAGGAAGATGGTGTGCCTTATGTGGTCACAACACCACGTCGTATTCCATTTCCACTTTTGCCAAAAGTTGAGGCGGAGTTGAATCTGTAGGTCACTGGGCCTACAGATTGGTGTGCTCCAATTGTTCCTGTGGAGAAGAAAAATAGAGAATAAGTAAGAGTATGCGTTGACCTAAAATGCCTCAACAAGAGAGAAGTACAGACTGCCCACATTAGAAGTCATTGCCCCAAAACTAGTTGGAGCAAAAGTGTTCTCTACCCTTGATGCTTCGTGCGGGTTCTGGCAGATTCTTTTGGAACCAAACTTGACTACTTTTATAACTCCTGTAGGTCGTTTATGCTTTCGCAGTCTTCCTTTCG
Encoded here:
- the LOC114800972 gene encoding tyrosine-protein phosphatase non-receptor type substrate 1-like, encoding MATLITHKMQKILILIIVLKSVCSGHASTPREWNNLQDDNITRVEAGEEVILHCSVRHKVKTEWFGHRPGQTPFFKVSMKSEKEKPVFIWGNKLGINATWNPNNQSFSLNISNMTPSTEGFYYCTAGEGPSTVAGTVHSLLIKKEKNNFTSTVSPSTTNGSKMPDVLSSRCWVFTAGLCLASTAVTALGCWLCIKKKYSYGPENSQHNVQGDENQM